The Deltaproteobacteria bacterium genomic interval CGGATCGACCGGCAGGACTCGGCCACCGCCGACTTCGGGTCGCGATGGACCACCAGCTCCGGCACGATCTGGGATTCGCGTCCTCGCGAGTCCTTCAGCGCGTTGCCGGCGATCTGGGGCATGAGGCCGAGGAAGACCACGCCGGCTACCTGCTCCACGTCGTCCTGCGACTTCACGCTGCTATCCAGCGTGTCGACGAGGAAGGCCAGGCCGATGCCGAGGAAGATGCCGAGGATGGCCCCGAAGATCATGTTCAGGGTGACGCGCGGCCGCACCGGCGTCCGGGGGGCGAGCGCCGCGTCGAGCAGGCGGATGTTGTTCACGCGCAGCTGGGCCGTCAGGTCCGTCTCCTTGATGCGCGTGAGGACCATCGAGTAGAGCTTGGAGTTGTTCTCCTCGTTGCGCTTCAGCCGCTGGTAGGGGACGGCCTGGCGGTTGAGCTCGAGGGCCTCGGCCTTGGAGCGCTGGAGCGCCGCGGCGATCTGGCCTTCGTTGTCCACCGCCTCGCGGTACTTGGCCTCGACGGCGTCGAGCACGTTGGTGATCTCGCGCGTGACCGCGGCGCGGGCCACCTCCATGCGGGCGCGTTGCTCGGCCACCAGCGGATGGCGGTCGAGGTAGCGCTCGCGAAGCCCGTTGTACTTGCGCAGCTCCTCGGCGTACGTGGCCTTGAGCTGCTGGATCGCGAAGCTGTCGGTGACCGGCTGGACGGCGACGCGGAGTGGATCCGCCGAGGGGCCGCGCGCCCCTTGGACCTGCCGGCGGAGGGCCGAGATCCCCATGCGCTTGACGGAGGCCTCGGTGAGGGCATCGGTCATCTTCTCGATCTGCCGGGCCAGGATGCTCTGACGGTCCTCGAGCGAGATCGAGATGATGTTGTACTTCTTCTTGTAGTTGTAGAGCGCCATCTCGGAGGTCTCGAGCTGCTTCTTGAGCTCGTCGAGCTGGTCCGCCAGCCACTTCAGGGCGCCGGTCGTCGAGACCTGCTTGTATTCGACGTTGTGCTCGAGATAGGCCTGCGCCACCTCGTTCGCCAGCCGGGCGGCGAGCGCCGGGTCTGGGTGCTCGACGGAGATCTCGAGGATGTTGGACTCGCGCACCGGCGCGGCCTTGATCACCTTGCGCAGCTGATCCGCCGCGTCGTTAGCCGTCGGCCGGACCCCCCGGCGCGTGAATTTCTCCCAGCTCGCCCCCCAGAAGGCGGGGCTCGGCGCGAGCTGCAGGCGCTGGGCGACCTTGAGGGCGGTGGCCTTGCTGTTGATCACCGTCTTCTGGGTCTCCATGTACTCTTTGTTGCGCCAGTAGCTCTCCGTGGAGAGGTCCACTACCTCTTTCACGTCGCCGAGCACCTGCGGCGCCTTGCGCTCCACGAGCACGGTCGCGGTGGCCTGGTAGACCCACGTCCGGCTGAAGGTCCAGACGGCCGCGGCCCCCATCACGGCGAGGAAAACGGACAGGATGAGCCACTTTCGCTTCGTGAGGGTCTGGAAGTAGCGATGGAGGTTGAGGCCGACTTCCGGCGAAGCGGCGCGGAAACGTTCCGCCTGCTGCTGCTGCTCACTCATTTGCAATGTCCGCCTTGGTGTTGGCCCACGGGAACCCCATCCTCATCCGCAAAGGCACGTTAGAACCGCGCTACGTTGGTCGCGGGGAAGGCCCTGGATGTTCAAAGCCCGTTAGGCCGAGTGCAACTCGGCGGGACCCTATCACTTCCCCCTGGAAGGATCAACAGGCCCCTGCAGTTACAAAAACTCATTAAATACCGGGAAGTACCGCCGGAGGTCACGCGGGGGAGGTGGGGGCGGCGGGAGTGGCGCGGCGCTGCGAAGCGGGGAGACCGCCCTGGGGGCTCGCGTGCCGACGACGGCGGGGAGAAGCCAGGCGAAGCACCAGCTCGGGGACCGTCACGGCCGCGGCCAGCGTGAGCATGCCGAGCGCCAGCCGGTCGAGCGCTCCCTCGAGGGCGATGAGCGCGAGCCAGAAGATCATCATGGAGCGGGCTACCGGGAGTGTGCGCAGCTTGAGGAGGGCTAGACCCCTCCAGAGGCCGGCCACGAAGGCCGCAAAGCAGGCCATGCCGACGACCACGAGGGGCTTGCCGCCCACCAGGTAGAACCAGCCCAGCAGCGACGTGGCGGAGCTGTGCGGGGCGTCCGCCGGGTAGCCGAGCACCTCGACGGTGAAGTAGCGGCCGAGGTCCAGGCCTCCGATGAAGACGGCTTTCAGCCCGACGGGGGCCGTCTGCTTCCAGGCCAGGAGCATCACGCTGTAGACGTTCCCGATCCGTCGCACGGTGTTTTCCATGCCCGACGAGAAGGTCTCGGAGAGGGCCTCCGAGCCGCCGAAGAGGGAACCCAGCGATTCGCTCAGGGCGGCGAGCGGACCCAGACCGGGATCCACCACGCGCACGTTGCGGTAGATCGTGAAGAGCGGCCAGAGGAGCCCCATGAGGAGCCCGAAGGCGAGGATCGGAGCGAAACGTTTCCAGGTGAGGCGTCCGCTCACCAGCATGACGATGAAGAGGAGCGCCGCCACCATGAGGAGCACGCCGCGGCTCGAGCGGAGCATCATTCCCGAGAGGCCGTGGACGAGCACGAGCGCCACGCCGAGCTGCATGCGGCGCCGCAGGCCGGCCACGTCCGTGCACCAGACGAGCAGGCAGAGGAGGGCGGGCACCACCATCGCGTGGGTGTAATAGATGACTCCCGAGGCGCGAAACGGCAGGTAGACGCTCTGGGCCCCCGAGACGGCGATCCCGTAAGCGAACATGGCCAGGCCCGAGCCGAGCATCAGGGCCGGCGTGACGAAGAGCAGCACGAGACTCAATCTCTCGAAGTGGCGCCGCTGGTCGTCGCTGGCAATAGGTTGCAGACGCTCGGCGGGTGATGCGGCCTTCGCGTGGCGGAGCCCTAGGGAGAGGACGGTTCCGAGGGTGAGGCCGAGGAAGCCGAGGTTGATGATCTCGTAGGACTCGGCGAGGACCCCGGGCTCGCTCACCACCACCGGCAGCTCCCAGTAGATCTCCTCGAGGCTGTCGGGCGTCAGGATCGACCAGAAGAACTGGACGAAGTACCCCACGATGAACAGGGAGAAGAGCGCGAGCTGGGGCAGGGCGCGCAGCCAGTCGTGCCTGACGCGCCAGATGATCACGGCGGCGCAGCTCGTGGCCAGCAACGTCCAGGCCAGGTAGTCGGCCGCGAACTCGCCGAGGCCCTCCTGCGTGATGAGGAACCCGATGACTGGCACGAGGGCCACGAGCCAGCGGAGAGAGCTGAGCTGGAGCCGGAAGCGTGCTGGGTGCTGCTGGGTCATCGGTTAGCCACGCGCTGCCGCAGCGGGAGGGCAGCGCCCGTCATTGTGCCGGTCGGCCGCGTGCGGGTTGCCCTCGCTGTCCACCATTGTTGCCTGTCTGCCTGTCGCCCGGAGTTGGTCGCCGAGCGAACCGGAGATGTTCACGCGAATCGCAGGCCGAAAGGCACAGGCCGCGACCGTAACAGCTTCGCTCCACCGGATCAAGGGGGGCGGATGCGGGGGACGGGCCGCCCCGGCGCGTGGAAGCCCGCGAGGCCTAACGGTTGTTTGCGACGGCTGGGGGCTGCGTTCCGACCCCTCTGACCTACCGCGTCATGCGCAGTCGGCGGGCCACGTCCTCTTCGTACTTGGCGCGATGGGGGCGGCCGTCGGCCCAGTGGATCTTCGCCAGAAGGTCGTGGGCGTAGGCCAGGGTGCTCGGAACCGTGGATTGCTTGACGATGCGCTCCGCCGCCGCTCGCGCGCGGTCGTACTGCTTGAGCCCCATGTAGGTGCCGGCGAGGGCGAACGAGAGCGACACGTCATCGGGGTAGCGGTACTGGGCGCGCAGGAGGAGCTGGAGCTCGGCTCCGGGCTGGTCGGCAGAAGCCTTGGCCCAGAGAAGGTAGTGCTCCGCGCTCGGGCGCTTGGCCGCGAGCGCCTCGGCCTTCGTCCGGGCCTGGGCGTATTCGCGCCCTCCGATGAGCACGCGGATCTCGGCGCGTGCGAGGTCCGCGTCGTCGGGCCAGCGGGCCTGGGCCAGGGAGACGTGCTCCCGGGCCAGGGCTACGCGCCCGTGGTCGGTGAGCCAGGTGACGGCTGCGGCGTGGACCTCCGGCTGCTCCGGCAGCACGGCCTGAACCTCGTCGGCGTTC includes:
- a CDS encoding polysaccharide biosynthesis tyrosine autokinase; translated protein: MSEQQQQAERFRAASPEVGLNLHRYFQTLTKRKWLILSVFLAVMGAAAVWTFSRTWVYQATATVLVERKAPQVLGDVKEVVDLSTESYWRNKEYMETQKTVINSKATALKVAQRLQLAPSPAFWGASWEKFTRRGVRPTANDAADQLRKVIKAAPVRESNILEISVEHPDPALAARLANEVAQAYLEHNVEYKQVSTTGALKWLADQLDELKKQLETSEMALYNYKKKYNIISISLEDRQSILARQIEKMTDALTEASVKRMGISALRRQVQGARGPSADPLRVAVQPVTDSFAIQQLKATYAEELRKYNGLRERYLDRHPLVAEQRARMEVARAAVTREITNVLDAVEAKYREAVDNEGQIAAALQRSKAEALELNRQAVPYQRLKRNEENNSKLYSMVLTRIKETDLTAQLRVNNIRLLDAALAPRTPVRPRVTLNMIFGAILGIFLGIGLAFLVDTLDSSVKSQDDVEQVAGVVFLGLMPQIAGNALKDSRGRESQIVPELVVHRDPKSAVAESCRSIRTNLHFASADVTLRTMMVTSPAPQEGKTTTAVSVAIAIAQAGSRVLIVDTDMRRPRLHRVFGVPGSEGITSVLLGDGKLEDVIKSTEVPGLYVLPCGPIPPNPAELCQSTRFHKLVEELKERFDRVILDSPPIMLVTDAVVLSTLVDGTLMVARIGRTSRAGLGHSVRRILDVGAPVIGVVLNDVDLTRDGYGYYRYGRHGYYRYGAYRYGYGEHEEKAS